The following coding sequences are from one Granulicella sp. L56 window:
- a CDS encoding septal ring lytic transglycosylase RlpA family protein: protein MNRSRLTYAAVLSALMLLASGCHRETTRAYRQPPPPSLPDASNSTRASRSPSRNTDRDRDMDAEEAAPQPQTDGRAVSSEIGLASWYGPPYAGRKGADGTVYDQNAMTAAHLTLPLGTVVRVTNLTTNQSAVVRITDRGPFVRGRIIDLSLAAAKAIGVYRVGVARVRVEAFASATPQAAGRWCVQVGAFSSERDAAKLKDQLSRRYTTAKVIEFAGPTGHWVRINPLQPDRAHANEVAESIRTPDPAALPYIVRTN from the coding sequence TTGAACCGCTCGCGCCTCACTTACGCGGCTGTGCTGTCAGCGCTGATGCTGTTGGCGAGCGGGTGCCACAGAGAGACGACGCGAGCCTATCGCCAACCTCCACCGCCTTCGCTGCCGGATGCGAGTAACTCCACCCGTGCCAGCCGAAGTCCCAGCCGCAATACTGATCGTGATCGCGATATGGATGCGGAAGAGGCCGCGCCGCAACCTCAGACAGATGGCAGAGCGGTTTCGAGCGAGATTGGGCTGGCGAGTTGGTATGGCCCCCCTTACGCCGGACGCAAAGGGGCCGATGGCACTGTCTACGATCAGAACGCGATGACCGCCGCTCATCTGACGCTGCCGCTGGGAACCGTGGTCCGCGTGACGAACCTGACCACCAATCAATCTGCCGTCGTGCGCATCACCGACCGTGGGCCTTTTGTTCGCGGCCGCATCATCGACCTATCGCTTGCCGCTGCCAAGGCGATTGGTGTCTATCGCGTTGGCGTTGCAAGAGTACGAGTCGAGGCCTTCGCCTCGGCCACGCCGCAGGCCGCCGGACGATGGTGTGTTCAGGTTGGTGCCTTCTCCAGCGAGAGAGATGCAGCCAAGCTGAAGGACCAACTCAGCCGCCGCTACACGACTGCCAAGGTCATTGAATTCGCCGGTCCTACGGGCCATTGGGTGCGCATCAATCCGCTACAGCCCGACAGGGCCCACGCCAATGAGGTCGCCGAGAGTATCCGGACGCCTGACCCGGCCGCGCTGCCTTACATCGTCCGAACCAACTAA